The Kineosporia corallincola genome segment ACGACATCCAGATGGTGTCCACCGACCACTGCCCCTTCTGCATGAAAGACCAGAAAGACATGGGGATCGGCGACTTCTCCAAGATCCCCAACGGTATCGGCAGCGTCGAGCACCGGATGGACCTGATGTACCAGGGCGTGGTCAGCGGGCAGATCAGCCTGGAGCGCTGGGTCGAGATCACCTCCACCACCCCGGCCCGGATGTTCGGGCTCTACGGCCGCAAGGGCGTCATCCAGCCCGGTGCGGACGCCGACGTGGTGGTCTACGACCCGAACGGCCACACCTCCATCGGCCTGGACAAGACGCACCACATGAACATGGACTACTCCGCCTGGGAGGGGTTCGAGATCGACGGGCACGTCGACACGGTGATCAGCCGGGGCCGGGTGGTCGTCGACGGCGGCGAGTTCCTCGGCCGGGCCGGGCACGGGCAGTACCTGAAACGCGGCCTGAGTCAGTACCTGAGCTGAGACTGGAGGACGTCCGCATGGACTTCGGCGTGGTGGTTCAGATCAATCCGCCCGTTCCGCGGGTGGTCCGGCTCGCGCAGCTGGCTGAGGAGCACAGTTTCGACTACTTCTGGACGTACGACTCGCACGTGCTCTGGCACGAGCCGTACGTGGTGCACACGCAGATCCTGGCAAGCACCGCGCAGATCACCGTCGGCCCGATGGTGACCAACCCGGCCACCCGGGACTGGACCGTCACCGCGTCCACCTTCGCCACCCTCAACGCGATGTTCGGCAACCGCACGATCTGCGGCATCGGGCGCGGGGACTCGGCGGTGCGGGTCACCAATGGCAAGCCGACCACGCTGCGTCAGCTGCGCGAGTCGGTGCACGTGATCCGCGAGCTGGCCAACTCGCGGTCGGTCGAGATCGAGGGCTCCACCATCCGTTTCCCGTGGAGCCGCAACTCGCGGCTCGACGTCTGGGTGGCCGCCTACGGGCCGCTGGCGCTGAAGGCGGCCGGCGAGGTGGGGGACGGGTTCATCCTCCAGTGCGCGGACGTCGACATCGCCGCCTGGATGATCAGCACCGTGCGCAAGGCCGCGGCGAACGCCGGGCGCGACCCGGACAACCTGGCGTTCTGCGTGGCCGGGCCGATGTACGTCACCGACGGCACCGAGGAGGGCCGGCGCCACGCCTACGACCAGTGTCGCTGGTTCGGCGGCATGGTGGGCAACCACGTGGCCGACATCGTGGCCAAGTACGGCACCGACGGCGAGGTGCCCCGGGCGCTCACCGACTACATCGCCGGGCGCACCGGTTACGACTACAACTCGCACGGCCGGGCCGGCAACGACCACGTGGACTTCGTGCCCGACGAGATCGTCGACCGGTTCTGCGTGATCGGCACGGCCGAGGAACACGTGGCCAGGCTGGAGCGGCTCAAGGCCCTCGGCGTCACCCAGTTCGCCGGTTACCTGGACCACGACAACAAGGAGGAGACGCTGCGGGTCTACGGCGAGCGGATCATCCCCGCGGTGCGTGAGCAGGTGCGCGCCAAGGCCTGAGACACCCGGTGGGACAGCTCAGTTGAAGGTGATGTCGCCGACCGTGTGGGCCTGGATCAGCCGGTCCACCCGGGCGTCGCCGGAGACCGAGTTGTTCACCCCGCCGGAGGTGGCGATCCGCACGTCCTGGGTGGTGCTCTCGTGCCAGCGCAGCAGTTCGGCGGCGAAGTCCGGGTGGTCCGCAGCAGCCTGGAGCACCGTGCCGACGGCCAGGTCGATGGTGCGCGGCAGCGGCTCGTCGCCGGCCGCCTCCAGCGCCTGGGCCGCGGGTGCCTCGCGGCCGAGCAGCCGCCGCGTGGCATCGGTCAGCGTGGCCCAGGCGCTCTTGCCGGCCTCTCCCGCCGCGCTGCCGAGCACGGCCGTGAGGGTGGTGGTGAGGGCGGAGGCGGTGAGCGGATCCATGCTGACTCCAGGCGTG includes the following:
- a CDS encoding TIGR03842 family LLM class F420-dependent oxidoreductase; its protein translation is MDFGVVVQINPPVPRVVRLAQLAEEHSFDYFWTYDSHVLWHEPYVVHTQILASTAQITVGPMVTNPATRDWTVTASTFATLNAMFGNRTICGIGRGDSAVRVTNGKPTTLRQLRESVHVIRELANSRSVEIEGSTIRFPWSRNSRLDVWVAAYGPLALKAAGEVGDGFILQCADVDIAAWMISTVRKAAANAGRDPDNLAFCVAGPMYVTDGTEEGRRHAYDQCRWFGGMVGNHVADIVAKYGTDGEVPRALTDYIAGRTGYDYNSHGRAGNDHVDFVPDEIVDRFCVIGTAEEHVARLERLKALGVTQFAGYLDHDNKEETLRVYGERIIPAVREQVRAKA